One genomic segment of uncultured Ilyobacter sp. includes these proteins:
- a CDS encoding response regulator transcription factor, which yields MKILVVEDEQNILTYLKKGLTEAGYKVDITENGEDAVYLASINNYDLVILDVMIPKINGLEVCRILRREKNPAYIILLSAKDQVQDRIEGLDAGADDYLTKPFVFAELLARIRAVLRRNSEDKENIIEAKGLTVNLLNREVKRGGKDIELTLKEFSLLEYFIRNKNLVLTRTMIAEKVWNIDFLTDTNVVDVYINHLRKKIDRDFDDKLIYTVRGVGYILKA from the coding sequence ATGAAAATACTGGTTGTTGAGGACGAACAAAATATTCTGACCTATCTTAAAAAAGGACTCACAGAGGCTGGGTACAAGGTTGACATCACGGAAAATGGTGAAGATGCAGTCTATTTAGCATCGATAAACAATTATGATCTCGTTATTCTAGATGTGATGATACCGAAAATAAATGGTCTAGAGGTATGCAGGATCCTGAGAAGGGAAAAAAATCCAGCTTATATAATACTCCTTTCGGCTAAAGATCAGGTGCAGGACAGGATAGAGGGACTAGATGCTGGGGCAGATGACTACCTGACAAAACCGTTTGTGTTTGCAGAACTTCTAGCTAGAATAAGGGCTGTACTGAGAAGAAACTCTGAAGATAAGGAGAATATAATTGAGGCGAAGGGCCTAACTGTAAATCTTTTGAACAGAGAGGTAAAGAGGGGAGGTAAAGATATAGAGCTCACTTTAAAGGAGTTTTCCCTCTTAGAATATTTTATCAGAAACAAGAACCTTGTGCTCACTAGGACAATGATAGCAGAAAAAGTATGGAATATAGATTTTCTAACAGATACCAATGTGGTGGATGTATATATAAATCACCTAAGAAAGAAGATAGACAGGGATTTTGATGATAAATTGATCTATACTGTGAGAGGAGTAGGATACATATTAAAAGCTTAA
- a CDS encoding AEC family transporter, protein MFEILSLKIMPIVFFLFIGFVLKRFNFIKKEDGEALLKIVFYIILPAVVFLSISQVKISLQLLFYPLSAVIMHLIMYALGNYLYKFLRLNFYEKNIFIGSLMILNMSFIFPFYTAFYGEKEIFRISLFDIGNIVMMSSIVFYAFTFESKNNKSKFVNLLNIVKTPLIVSLIVGIIFNLFNIDTPISIKITLEQISKLMGPLIMLALGICFEPGLENARLGCIIIGVKLIFCLIIGSVLSKILGFNEIDRNILFLAGLAPIGNNILTFTLISGGDIKLATNLVSLSIVVSLVTVPFFMLFFA, encoded by the coding sequence GTGTTTGAAATTTTAAGTCTAAAAATAATGCCTATTGTATTTTTTTTGTTTATAGGATTTGTGTTGAAAAGATTTAATTTTATAAAAAAAGAGGATGGAGAAGCACTTTTGAAGATAGTGTTTTATATCATACTGCCAGCAGTTGTATTTCTTTCCATATCTCAGGTTAAAATATCGTTACAACTTTTATTTTATCCTCTTTCAGCAGTGATTATGCATTTGATAATGTATGCTCTTGGGAATTATCTATATAAATTCTTGAGATTGAATTTTTATGAAAAAAATATTTTTATAGGGTCTTTGATGATACTTAACATGAGTTTTATTTTTCCATTTTATACAGCTTTTTATGGAGAAAAAGAGATATTTAGAATTTCACTTTTTGACATAGGGAATATAGTGATGATGTCATCAATAGTATTTTATGCATTTACTTTTGAAAGTAAAAATAACAAGAGTAAGTTTGTAAATCTTTTAAACATAGTCAAAACTCCCCTCATTGTATCTTTAATTGTTGGAATTATTTTTAATCTTTTTAATATTGATACACCAATATCCATAAAAATTACTTTAGAGCAAATCTCAAAACTTATGGGACCTTTAATTATGCTAGCCCTCGGGATATGTTTTGAACCTGGACTTGAGAATGCAAGATTAGGGTGTATAATAATAGGGGTTAAACTTATATTTTGTCTGATAATAGGATCAGTTTTGAGTAAGATTCTAGGCTTTAACGAGATAGACAGGAATATTCTTTTTCTTGCAGGACTTGCCCCTATAGGGAATAATATCTTGACATTCACCCTGATTAGCGGAGGAGATATAAAATTAGCTACTAATTTAGTGTCCCTTTCCATTGTGGTAAGTCTTGTAACAGTACCATTTTTCATGTTGTTTTTTGCCTAA
- a CDS encoding sigma-70 family RNA polymerase sigma factor gives MMEVNLVKMAQDGDQEAVAQIFDKYRGLVLMKSKNYFLNGADRDDLLQEGMIGLLKAIRAYDDGKNTSFNTFASLCIKRQIITAIKNSNSGKHRMLNLASNGFYEGEESNVSYERKSFNFYNPEEIFLGKEKLEALKEYLNDNLSKMENEIFDYMLLGNNYIEIAEKTGRKIKSVDNAIQRIKKKVKGFLEDYELLKRLDLGDF, from the coding sequence ATGATGGAAGTCAATTTGGTTAAGATGGCTCAAGATGGAGACCAAGAAGCAGTCGCTCAGATTTTTGACAAGTATAGGGGACTTGTCCTTATGAAGAGTAAAAATTATTTTCTAAATGGAGCAGACAGAGACGATCTATTGCAAGAAGGAATGATAGGCCTATTAAAGGCTATACGTGCTTATGACGATGGGAAGAACACCTCTTTCAACACATTTGCATCTCTTTGTATAAAGAGGCAGATAATAACAGCTATCAAAAATTCCAACTCAGGTAAGCATCGTATGCTAAATCTGGCTTCAAATGGATTTTATGAAGGTGAAGAGAGCAATGTATCCTACGAACGTAAATCTTTTAATTTTTACAATCCCGAAGAGATATTTTTGGGCAAAGAAAAATTAGAAGCTTTAAAAGAATATCTAAATGATAATTTAAGCAAAATGGAAAATGAGATCTTTGACTACATGTTATTGGGAAACAACTACATCGAGATCGCTGAAAAGACAGGCAGAAAAATAAAATCTGTTGACAATGCTATTCAAAGAATAAAAAAGAAAGTTAAAGGATTTTTAGAAGATTATGAACTTCTGAAAAGGTTAGATCTAGGGGACTTTTGA
- a CDS encoding M18 family aminopeptidase, with product MKKQFAKEFIDFSYRGKSVYHVVKSIEELFIEKGYIELGLTDKWDIDQGGKYYVKRNDSTIIVFSVGGGERTFKITTNHTDTPGFKIKPSPVSISEKNYLRLNTEVYGGPILNTWMDRPLSMAGRIMVKGGNALEPEVLIVDIDRPLLVIPNLAIHQNRNVNEGVKLSKQSDMLPVAALINQEINNENFILDILSMEYGIEKDEILDMELFLYEYTKGTLTGVNEEFISCGKVDNLASTYAGAISMLECPDHSGINVLACFDNEEIGSRTKQGADSNLLLNIMERIILSLDSGGREEFFRVMYRSFMVSVDGAHAVHPAKGEKTDITNRPMLNNGPAIKINAAHSYTTDAFSGAVVKSIFNSNELPYQYFVNHSDERGGSTLGPVSAGHIDIDSADLGLPMLAMHSIREMCGVDDLYSLKEFLKGFYSL from the coding sequence TTGAAAAAGCAATTTGCAAAGGAGTTCATTGATTTTAGCTATAGGGGAAAGAGTGTTTATCATGTTGTAAAGAGTATAGAGGAACTATTTATAGAAAAGGGATACATAGAGTTAGGACTTACTGATAAATGGGATATAGATCAGGGCGGGAAATACTACGTAAAAAGGAATGATTCAACTATAATTGTTTTTTCAGTAGGAGGAGGAGAGAGAACTTTTAAAATCACCACTAATCATACAGATACCCCTGGATTTAAAATAAAACCTTCGCCAGTTTCAATATCGGAAAAAAATTATCTGAGGCTGAATACGGAAGTTTACGGAGGGCCCATACTGAATACATGGATGGACAGACCCTTATCAATGGCAGGTCGGATAATGGTAAAAGGGGGAAATGCACTAGAACCTGAGGTGCTTATAGTGGATATAGACAGGCCTCTTTTAGTAATACCAAACCTTGCTATACATCAGAATAGAAATGTAAATGAAGGGGTAAAGTTATCTAAACAGAGTGATATGCTCCCTGTAGCGGCACTTATAAATCAAGAGATCAATAATGAAAATTTTATCCTAGATATTTTGAGCATGGAATATGGAATAGAAAAAGATGAGATCCTAGATATGGAGCTTTTTCTTTATGAATACACAAAGGGGACCTTAACTGGTGTGAATGAGGAGTTTATATCCTGTGGAAAGGTAGATAATTTAGCATCTACATACGCAGGAGCAATATCTATGCTAGAATGCCCTGATCACTCAGGTATAAATGTACTGGCGTGCTTTGATAACGAAGAGATAGGCAGCAGAACTAAGCAAGGTGCAGATTCTAACCTTCTTCTAAACATAATGGAAAGGATTATACTTTCCCTAGATAGTGGAGGGAGAGAGGAATTTTTTAGGGTTATGTACCGTTCCTTCATGGTGTCTGTAGACGGTGCTCATGCTGTGCACCCTGCCAAGGGAGAAAAAACAGATATAACCAACAGGCCTATGTTAAATAATGGACCGGCTATAAAGATAAATGCTGCCCACTCTTATACAACAGATGCTTTTTCCGGTGCAGTTGTAAAAAGTATATTCAATAGTAATGAGCTTCCTTATCAATATTTTGTAAATCATTCTGATGAAAGAGGGGGAAGCACCTTAGGCCCTGTTTCTGCCGGGCATATAGATATAGATTCTGCCGATTTGGGGCTTCCTATGCTGGCGATGCATTCTATTAGGGAGATGTGCGGTGTAGACGACCTCTACAGTCTGAAGGAGTTTCTGAAAGGGTTCTACTCCTTATAA
- a CDS encoding ATP-binding protein: MKEIVYSKDKLRRRIFLISSLMAVVAIVAILLLFNHTIHLLIINEIDKELITEVKKFNSVLENRDVDFQRKIGGFRKDLSFLVINRDNNGIFMESFNLEDAAVIIRKASDSKKKVLDVVIVPNKRYHLMISEIPKNSLFPDGSRLLVAKDISYIANTKYFSSYIMAMTMLLLIAFFVGMINFTMEKIFTALRELDDFGMALQGEKVPDLSLRFDKRYGNNEIDTLINTINHSLDSMEDSFKKMEEFSSNVSHELKTPMTSMKSMIEIELSKDRTKEEYQETLIRVLEEMDWLIGITRDLLTLTKNPQRIKEIFEPLKLSKLGEEICDIMEIIAIDQGIDLKCDFSSIEDALVMGDGNSLKQAIMNLINNSVKYNRERGSIWVYGEKTEELVKIVVEDSGIGIKKENISRVTERFFREDNVRTVKKTGVGLGLSLVKHILQLHGGELEIQSEEGHGSIFKISLPKYSEGG, translated from the coding sequence ATGAAAGAGATTGTCTATTCTAAAGATAAACTGAGAAGAAGGATTTTTCTTATAAGTTCTCTTATGGCAGTTGTAGCTATAGTGGCAATTTTACTACTTTTTAATCACACAATACACCTTTTGATTATAAATGAGATAGACAAAGAGCTGATAACAGAAGTAAAAAAATTTAATTCTGTTTTAGAAAATAGAGATGTTGATTTTCAGAGAAAAATAGGTGGTTTTAGAAAAGACCTGTCTTTTCTTGTAATTAACAGAGATAACAACGGGATATTCATGGAATCTTTTAATCTAGAAGATGCTGCCGTTATAATAAGAAAGGCTTCGGATTCTAAAAAAAAGGTTTTGGATGTAGTGATTGTACCTAATAAAAGGTATCATCTAATGATATCTGAAATTCCAAAAAATAGTCTCTTTCCTGATGGGAGCAGACTTCTCGTCGCTAAGGATATATCCTATATAGCTAATACAAAGTATTTTTCTAGCTATATAATGGCAATGACAATGCTATTACTCATTGCTTTTTTTGTAGGCATGATAAATTTTACGATGGAGAAAATCTTTACAGCCTTGAGAGAGCTTGATGATTTTGGAATGGCTCTCCAAGGAGAGAAGGTCCCTGATCTGTCTCTGAGATTTGATAAAAGATACGGAAACAATGAAATTGATACTCTTATAAATACCATTAATCATTCACTCGATAGCATGGAGGATTCCTTTAAAAAGATGGAGGAGTTCTCTTCTAATGTAAGTCATGAACTGAAAACACCCATGACCTCCATGAAAAGTATGATAGAAATAGAGTTGTCTAAAGACAGAACGAAGGAGGAATATCAAGAGACCCTCATAAGGGTTTTAGAGGAGATGGATTGGCTGATAGGGATAACCAGAGATCTTCTGACTCTTACCAAAAATCCCCAGAGGATAAAGGAGATTTTTGAACCACTTAAGCTTTCTAAGCTAGGAGAAGAGATCTGTGACATTATGGAGATAATAGCCATTGACCAAGGGATCGATCTAAAATGTGATTTTAGCAGTATAGAGGATGCACTTGTTATGGGGGACGGTAACAGCTTAAAACAGGCAATAATGAATCTTATAAATAATTCTGTCAAGTACAACAGGGAACGGGGTTCTATATGGGTGTATGGAGAAAAAACAGAAGAATTGGTCAAGATAGTGGTAGAAGACAGTGGGATAGGGATAAAGAAAGAAAATATTTCAAGAGTGACAGAGCGTTTTTTTAGAGAGGACAATGTGAGGACAGTAAAAAAAACTGGTGTGGGGTTAGGCTTATCTCTTGTGAAACACATACTTCAGTTGCATGGAGGAGAGCTTGAAATTCAGAGTGAAGAAGGTCATGGAAGTATTTTTAAAATATCTCTTCCAAAGTATAGCGAGGGTGGATAA
- a CDS encoding GntR family transcriptional regulator — MTLKLLDRKSNESNRNYVYRVLLDNIMRLNLEPGEGVSEIEISKLLNVSRTPVREAFIKLSEERLIDVYPQKGSFISHIDLDLVHEGIFMRRIIEREVLLEAIRDFPKEDLIELKKTLHFQKAIAEFDIDFKEFFKLDNLFHEIIFRGCKKERIWESIQNMNVHYNRLRYLDVLEQTSIDRVIKQHQSIIEHIENKDDVGIDYLLGAHLTNIVPKLDYFSKKYPDYFKK, encoded by the coding sequence ATGACTTTGAAACTATTAGATCGAAAATCAAATGAGAGCAACAGAAATTACGTGTACAGAGTTCTCTTGGATAATATAATGAGGCTTAATCTTGAGCCTGGAGAAGGGGTCAGCGAAATAGAGATATCAAAATTGTTAAATGTGAGTAGAACCCCAGTCAGAGAGGCATTTATAAAATTATCTGAAGAGCGTCTTATAGATGTCTATCCACAAAAGGGAAGTTTCATTTCGCATATTGATCTTGATCTAGTCCACGAAGGAATATTTATGAGAAGGATAATCGAAAGAGAGGTGCTTCTAGAAGCTATTAGAGATTTTCCAAAAGAAGATTTAATAGAACTGAAAAAAACATTACATTTTCAAAAAGCTATAGCAGAATTTGATATTGATTTCAAAGAATTTTTTAAACTTGACAATCTATTTCATGAAATAATTTTTCGGGGCTGTAAAAAAGAGAGAATCTGGGAATCCATACAGAATATGAATGTCCACTATAATAGACTGAGATATTTAGATGTTTTAGAGCAAACCAGCATAGATAGAGTTATAAAGCAGCATCAGAGTATTATTGAACATATCGAAAATAAAGATGATGTCGGTATCGACTATCTTTTAGGGGCCCACCTTACCAACATAGTCCCAAAATTAGATTATTTTTCAAAAAAATATCCTGATTATTTTAAGAAATAA
- the dinB gene encoding DNA polymerase IV, translated as MKERTILHYDMDAFYASVEIRDNPSLKGKPMVVGGTVITTASYEARKFGVRSAMSVMEARKLCPNLVVVPVSMGKYLEISSKIKNLVLKLTDKVEFIASDEGYVDITEIIKKYPSKEYFALRFQRGIYENTGLTCSVGIGYNKLSAKIASDVKKPAGYHIFNDSKEFVKFIGEKNIKIIPGVGKKFQEILAEKNILTVGDVHNFSVYELISYFGKSRGEFLYCSSKGEDNRQVDYKRRVHSVGNESTFKYPLESEIEIKRELENIFHKTHERLVGKGLLCKTLTLKVRFENRRTITRSKTLENFVDSREILENTLENINESVDYSMKVKLLGISLGALTQKSVRQLSFSERELFKKKNSVDLLKEKIKKIEKND; from the coding sequence ATGAAAGAAAGAACTATACTTCATTATGATATGGATGCATTTTATGCTTCGGTAGAGATAAGGGATAATCCATCCCTCAAGGGGAAGCCTATGGTTGTAGGGGGGACTGTTATAACTACTGCCAGCTATGAGGCCAGGAAATTTGGAGTGAGATCCGCTATGTCTGTGATGGAGGCTAGAAAACTATGCCCAAATCTAGTAGTTGTTCCGGTCTCTATGGGAAAATACCTAGAAATATCTAGTAAAATAAAAAATCTTGTTCTTAAACTTACTGATAAAGTTGAATTCATCGCCTCAGATGAGGGCTATGTGGATATAACGGAGATTATAAAAAAATATCCATCTAAAGAATATTTTGCCCTGAGATTTCAAAGAGGCATATATGAAAATACAGGTTTAACCTGCTCTGTTGGAATAGGTTACAACAAACTTTCAGCAAAGATTGCCAGTGATGTAAAAAAACCAGCAGGGTATCATATATTCAACGATAGTAAAGAGTTTGTAAAATTTATAGGTGAAAAAAATATAAAAATAATACCTGGAGTTGGAAAAAAATTCCAGGAAATTCTTGCAGAAAAAAATATCCTGACGGTTGGTGATGTGCATAATTTTTCAGTCTATGAACTTATTTCCTATTTCGGAAAATCCAGGGGAGAATTTCTTTACTGTTCTTCTAAAGGTGAGGACAACAGACAGGTGGATTACAAGAGAAGGGTTCATTCAGTTGGAAATGAAAGCACATTTAAATATCCTTTAGAGTCAGAGATTGAAATAAAGAGAGAGTTAGAGAATATTTTTCATAAGACACATGAGAGATTAGTGGGAAAGGGTTTGCTTTGTAAGACCCTTACCTTGAAAGTAAGGTTTGAAAACAGAAGAACAATCACCAGATCTAAAACTCTTGAAAACTTTGTGGACTCAAGGGAAATACTTGAGAATACGCTGGAGAATATCAATGAATCGGTTGATTATTCAATGAAGGTAAAACTTTTGGGTATATCCTTAGGGGCACTGACACAAAAATCCGTTAGACAGCTTTCATTTTCTGAAAGAGAACTCTTTAAGAAAAAAAACAGTGTGGATCTCCTCAAGGAAAAAATAAAAAAAATAGAGAAAAACGATTAG
- a CDS encoding AMP-binding protein codes for MEFVRDYGKTAIFFRDKEYTYKDLIRGAKYYSTLLDLGKGKRAVVFSENRPEIAFSVFAIWENGGVTINIDGGYNSEELAYVLSDSDPKYILTSEKNYETALEAKRLSDSPVGIIKFEDISIPENFQPDNWVLNSPEREETAVILYTSGTTGNPKGVMLTIGNIMSNLDALKEIKLYDENDRFLALLPYHHVFPLVINLFAPFHNGSMVVMLDEVSSETIRGALQKHKITIMIGVPRLWELLHKGIMNKINSNKAALYLFRVCEKVKFSWFRKKVFKKVHDAFGGSLRIMASGGAKLAPEIMNNLTILGFKMLEGYGLTETSPIITFNNPKDARVGSAGVPIPGVEVKISDDGEVLVRGPNVMKGYLNRPETTAEVIDSEGWFHTGDLGELRGGHLYLIGRKKEMIVLSNGKNINPADIEMEIMKNATLIQEMAVTEYNNHLVAIVYPDFEAIKDANITNIKETLKWEIIDKYNVNAPKYRKILEIKIVKEELPKTKLGKLRRFKLAELIEGTDEKEAEKEGKKISEELQSNEYREIEKYLKENHGVDITPESHLELDLGLDSLDLVEILSFIENSFGVEIQEDEFVNIGSIEDLCKFIREKGGKYHEGDINWNTILNKDIEVDLPKSATASKIFKLLTAPIFKFHLKLEKTGVENIPNIPCIFAGNHQSLADGFAFNQALSNKKLEKTYYLATVVQFKTPLKLFLAKRGNVVIVDINKNLKETLQIAAKVLKDGKNLVIFPEGARTRDGEVQEFKKSFAILAKELNIPVVPFGIGGAYEAMPFGRSFPMRGEMRLHFFPAVNPAEKEVEEIIKETKDTIVNWIEQS; via the coding sequence ATGGAATTTGTCAGGGACTACGGGAAGACAGCCATATTTTTTAGAGATAAAGAATATACTTACAAAGATTTGATACGTGGTGCCAAATATTATTCCACGCTCTTAGATCTTGGAAAGGGTAAGAGGGCAGTTGTCTTTTCAGAAAACAGACCTGAGATCGCCTTTTCTGTATTTGCCATATGGGAAAATGGCGGAGTAACTATAAACATAGACGGAGGATATAACTCTGAAGAACTTGCATACGTTCTCTCTGATTCTGACCCGAAGTACATTTTAACTTCTGAGAAAAATTACGAGACAGCCTTAGAAGCCAAAAGGCTATCTGATTCTCCAGTCGGGATAATAAAATTTGAGGATATAAGTATACCGGAAAATTTTCAGCCAGATAACTGGGTTTTAAATTCTCCGGAAAGAGAGGAGACAGCAGTAATCCTCTATACCTCAGGAACAACTGGTAACCCCAAGGGAGTAATGTTAACCATAGGAAATATTATGTCTAATCTAGATGCTTTGAAGGAGATAAAGCTTTATGACGAAAATGATAGGTTTCTTGCCCTTCTCCCTTATCACCATGTGTTTCCCCTGGTTATAAATCTTTTTGCCCCGTTTCACAACGGATCTATGGTGGTTATGTTAGACGAAGTATCCTCAGAAACCATAAGGGGAGCACTTCAGAAACACAAAATAACAATAATGATAGGGGTTCCTAGACTTTGGGAACTTTTGCATAAAGGGATAATGAATAAGATAAACAGCAATAAAGCCGCCCTTTATCTTTTCAGAGTCTGCGAAAAGGTAAAATTTAGCTGGTTCAGAAAAAAAGTATTCAAAAAAGTGCATGATGCCTTCGGAGGAAGCTTGAGGATAATGGCTTCAGGAGGAGCGAAATTAGCCCCTGAGATAATGAATAACTTGACAATCCTAGGGTTTAAAATGCTAGAGGGTTACGGGCTTACTGAGACCTCACCTATAATTACTTTCAATAATCCAAAAGATGCCAGAGTGGGATCTGCGGGAGTGCCCATACCAGGTGTAGAGGTAAAAATATCAGATGATGGTGAGGTATTGGTACGTGGCCCCAATGTGATGAAAGGTTATCTCAACAGACCGGAAACAACTGCTGAGGTGATAGATTCTGAAGGATGGTTTCATACCGGGGATCTAGGGGAGCTACGTGGCGGGCATCTGTACCTGATCGGTAGAAAAAAAGAGATGATAGTCCTGTCAAATGGTAAAAATATAAACCCGGCAGATATAGAGATGGAGATAATGAAAAATGCCACACTGATACAGGAGATGGCGGTCACAGAATACAACAACCACCTTGTGGCAATAGTTTATCCTGATTTTGAAGCCATAAAGGATGCTAATATAACAAATATTAAAGAGACCCTAAAATGGGAGATAATAGACAAATATAATGTCAATGCTCCAAAATACCGTAAGATTCTGGAGATAAAAATTGTAAAAGAAGAGCTTCCTAAAACAAAACTAGGCAAGCTCAGAAGGTTTAAGCTCGCTGAACTCATAGAGGGAACTGATGAAAAGGAAGCTGAAAAAGAGGGTAAAAAAATATCAGAGGAACTCCAGAGCAATGAATATAGGGAGATAGAAAAGTATCTAAAAGAAAACCACGGAGTAGATATAACTCCAGAGTCCCATTTAGAGCTTGATCTAGGACTTGACTCTCTAGATTTGGTGGAAATATTATCCTTTATAGAAAATTCCTTTGGAGTGGAGATACAGGAAGATGAATTTGTAAATATAGGAAGTATAGAGGATCTGTGCAAGTTTATAAGGGAAAAGGGTGGAAAATACCATGAAGGTGATATAAACTGGAATACTATTCTCAACAAGGATATAGAGGTGGATCTGCCTAAATCAGCTACTGCCAGCAAAATTTTTAAACTTCTGACGGCTCCGATATTTAAATTTCATTTGAAGCTTGAAAAAACAGGTGTGGAAAATATACCAAATATTCCTTGTATTTTTGCAGGGAATCACCAAAGTTTGGCTGATGGATTTGCCTTCAATCAGGCATTATCTAATAAAAAACTTGAGAAAACATATTACCTAGCTACAGTGGTTCAATTCAAAACTCCCTTAAAGTTGTTTTTAGCAAAAAGAGGTAATGTTGTAATTGTAGATATAAATAAAAACTTAAAAGAGACTCTTCAAATAGCTGCAAAAGTTTTAAAAGACGGGAAAAATCTGGTGATTTTTCCCGAGGGAGCAAGAACAAGGGATGGAGAGGTCCAGGAATTTAAAAAATCTTTTGCAATATTAGCAAAAGAGCTTAATATACCTGTAGTTCCCTTTGGTATAGGTGGGGCCTATGAGGCGATGCCATTTGGGAGATCATTTCCTATGCGAGGGGAAATGAGACTTCATTTCTTTCCAGCGGTAAACCCAGCTGAAAAAGAGGTGGAGGAGATAATAAAAGAAACAAAAGATACCATAGTAAATTGGATAGAACAATCTTAA
- a CDS encoding AMP-binding protein, with translation MYTFLGIWNKSGICICIDASFEGEEFSYYLIDSEPKYVFVSNETVTAAMKACEMTGVDIKLVNVDLLDIEYSPVAGNALNSPEREDVSLILYTSGTTGNPKGVMLTMDNILLNIESLDKYDMFRSSDVILGILPMHHIFPLFGVGVLPLSKGSTIVFLKDISSQGIKDSLKEHKITIILGVPRFWEMFHKGIMGKINSNSAAKFIFKIYKKLKNEKFSRKIFKKVHGEFGGNIRFLVSGGSKLDPHITEIFNKIYPGKQDYDEISLRVVNEIKSWVEE, from the coding sequence ATGTATACATTTTTAGGTATATGGAACAAATCAGGAATTTGTATTTGTATTGATGCCAGTTTCGAGGGTGAAGAATTCTCCTACTACTTGATTGATTCAGAACCAAAGTATGTTTTTGTTTCAAATGAAACTGTAACCGCTGCCATGAAAGCATGTGAGATGACCGGGGTAGATATCAAACTCGTAAATGTAGACCTGCTGGATATAGAGTATTCACCAGTAGCTGGAAATGCACTTAATTCCCCTGAAAGGGAAGATGTATCCCTTATACTTTATACCTCAGGGACAACTGGCAATCCAAAGGGTGTAATGCTGACGATGGATAATATTCTTTTAAATATAGAAAGTCTTGATAAATACGATATGTTTAGGTCAAGTGACGTTATTCTAGGAATTCTTCCTATGCATCATATATTTCCACTGTTTGGCGTGGGAGTTCTTCCTCTTTCGAAAGGGTCTACTATAGTGTTCCTAAAAGATATATCCTCTCAAGGGATAAAGGATAGCCTAAAAGAACACAAGATAACAATAATATTAGGAGTTCCTCGGTTTTGGGAGATGTTTCACAAGGGGATAATGGGTAAAATAAATTCTAACAGTGCAGCAAAATTTATTTTTAAAATTTATAAAAAATTAAAAAATGAAAAGTTTAGCAGAAAAATATTTAAAAAAGTTCATGGAGAGTTTGGTGGGAATATCAGATTTTTGGTATCTGGTGGCTCCAAGCTTGATCCACATATAACAGAAATTTTCAATAAAATATATCCAGGTAAGCAGGACTATGATGAGATCTCTTTAAGAGTTGTGAATGAAATAAAGAGCTGGGTAGAAGAATAA